One genomic segment of Arthrobacter sp. JZ12 includes these proteins:
- a CDS encoding prevent-host-death protein antitoxin of TAS system: MRAGEIITGTNNGEVAATLIPPSSYPFERLLLSGNVRAANQGVVDFRLLPRTSHGGSSAEILADLRGDR, from the coding sequence GTGCGCGCAGGAGAAATCATCACTGGAACGAACAACGGCGAGGTGGCCGCGACCCTGATCCCGCCGTCGTCGTACCCGTTCGAGCGCCTACTGCTCTCAGGCAATGTCCGGGCCGCAAACCAGGGCGTAGTCGATTTCCGGCTCTTGCCGCGAACCAGCCATGGGGGCAGCTCCGCCGAGATTCTCGCGGACCTTCGCGGCGATCGATGA
- a CDS encoding YeeE/YedE family protein, whose translation MLITGLLLGAALGFAMQRGRFCVTGAFRDLWIAKNTRWLTAFMIVVAIQSVGVFALDAVGIIALEGDAFAWLATVIGAFIFGFGIVLAGGCATGTYYRSGEGLVGSWIALAAYALFASISKTGPLAGTTESLRSITVPLTSIHESLGVSPWLLVAVLGAGVALAVRYHLRKPKLNIASLPSNRTGLAKVLFDKPWGAFTTAVVIGIIAILAWPLSWATGRESGLGITTPSSNLAGFLVTGDTELVDWGVFLVLGLLVGSFIAAKFSGEFKVRVPDATQTVRSIGGGALMGVGAAWAGGCTIGNAMVNTALFGYQGWVSLIFMILGTGAAAKLFIAPRKKTGTTAEPAFASAK comes from the coding sequence ATGTTGATTACCGGACTTCTGCTCGGAGCCGCCCTCGGGTTCGCAATGCAGCGCGGCCGCTTCTGCGTCACGGGTGCGTTCCGTGACCTGTGGATCGCCAAGAACACCCGTTGGCTGACCGCTTTCATGATCGTCGTCGCAATTCAGAGCGTGGGCGTCTTTGCGCTCGATGCGGTCGGGATCATCGCCCTCGAAGGCGACGCTTTCGCCTGGCTGGCAACGGTCATCGGTGCGTTCATCTTCGGCTTCGGCATTGTGCTGGCCGGCGGCTGCGCCACCGGAACGTACTACCGGTCCGGTGAAGGCCTGGTCGGGTCGTGGATTGCTCTGGCTGCGTACGCTCTTTTCGCCTCGATCTCCAAGACCGGCCCGCTGGCAGGAACCACGGAGTCCCTGCGTTCCATCACTGTCCCGCTTACGAGCATCCACGAGTCACTCGGCGTCAGCCCGTGGCTGCTGGTCGCGGTCCTGGGTGCCGGCGTCGCCCTCGCGGTCCGGTACCACCTGCGCAAGCCGAAGCTGAACATCGCCTCGCTGCCCTCCAACCGCACCGGCCTCGCGAAGGTCCTGTTCGACAAGCCGTGGGGCGCCTTCACCACCGCCGTGGTCATCGGCATCATCGCGATCCTCGCCTGGCCGCTGAGCTGGGCAACCGGCCGCGAGTCGGGCCTCGGCATCACGACGCCTTCCTCCAACCTCGCCGGATTCCTGGTCACAGGCGACACCGAGCTCGTGGACTGGGGCGTCTTCCTGGTGCTCGGCCTGCTGGTCGGTTCCTTCATCGCCGCCAAGTTCAGCGGCGAGTTCAAGGTCCGCGTTCCGGACGCCACGCAGACCGTCCGCAGCATCGGCGGCGGCGCGCTGATGGGCGTCGGCGCGGCTTGGGCCGGCGGCTGCACCATCGGCAACGCAATGGTAAACACCGCGCTCTTCGGCTACCAGGGCTGGGTTTCCCTGATCTTCATGATCCTGGGCACCGGCGCGGCGGCCAAGCTGTTCATCGCCCCCCGCAAGAAGACCGGAACGACGGCGGAACCCGCCTTCGCGTCCGCCAAGTAA
- a CDS encoding GAF domain-containing serine/threonine-protein kinase → MVETTTVSAPEVFFGGRYRLLERIGLGAKGTVHRARDEFLGRDVAIKILPTAALDEDQQRRNDDEVKVLARLNHHSLVALLDAGSDLSDPASPRVYLVMELVHGLDLRHRLALGPLALRHTAQIGFDLAEGLNYIHSQSVVHRDIKPANVMLFDYGTEDARMRAKLTDFGVAALAGTKEDNGTYMTGTVAYMSPEQVRGEPIRPASDIYALGLVLLQCITGKLEFPGPAVESAVVRLFRDPEIPADLNPQWSALLRAMTSRDPSERPSAREVSMALYELTSAGRSRHKLGDSLFPDDEEERLAAVRRYNILDTPPDGAFDRVTSLAARIFSVPTAIVSVVDHDRIWFKSHHGTDVEQLDRDPGLCASAILQDEPWVIEDAPTDPRALSNPLVAGEYGLKFYAGVPLRTRDGYNLGTLCILDTESRQFTLEETGMLEDLAAIVMNDLELRLESRSSKVEQTQSG, encoded by the coding sequence ATGGTCGAGACGACCACTGTCAGCGCTCCCGAGGTTTTCTTCGGCGGGCGGTACCGCCTGCTGGAGCGGATCGGGCTCGGAGCGAAGGGGACGGTACACCGGGCCCGGGACGAGTTCCTGGGACGGGATGTGGCGATCAAGATCCTGCCCACAGCCGCGCTCGACGAGGATCAACAACGCCGCAACGACGACGAGGTCAAAGTACTCGCACGGCTGAACCACCACAGCCTGGTTGCTCTGCTTGACGCCGGCTCGGACCTGAGCGACCCTGCTTCTCCCCGGGTCTATCTGGTCATGGAACTGGTTCACGGTCTCGACCTGCGGCACCGCCTTGCACTGGGACCCCTGGCATTGCGCCACACCGCGCAAATCGGATTCGATCTGGCCGAGGGCCTGAACTATATCCACAGCCAGTCGGTGGTCCACCGGGACATCAAGCCGGCCAACGTCATGCTCTTCGATTACGGCACTGAGGACGCCCGCATGCGGGCCAAGCTGACAGACTTCGGCGTCGCCGCCCTGGCCGGTACCAAGGAGGACAACGGCACTTACATGACGGGGACCGTCGCCTACATGAGTCCGGAGCAGGTCAGGGGCGAACCGATCAGACCCGCCAGCGATATCTATGCGTTGGGCCTTGTTTTGCTTCAGTGCATTACGGGCAAGCTGGAATTCCCAGGGCCTGCCGTGGAGAGCGCCGTCGTGAGGCTCTTCCGCGATCCAGAAATTCCGGCAGACCTCAACCCACAGTGGTCGGCCCTGCTGAGAGCAATGACCTCCAGGGACCCCTCTGAAAGGCCCTCTGCCCGCGAAGTCTCGATGGCGCTGTATGAGCTGACTTCCGCCGGCCGCTCCCGGCACAAGCTCGGTGATTCCCTCTTTCCGGACGATGAAGAGGAGCGGTTGGCTGCCGTCCGTCGTTACAACATCCTCGACACGCCGCCTGATGGTGCGTTTGACCGCGTAACATCGCTCGCCGCACGCATCTTCTCCGTCCCGACGGCAATAGTCAGCGTCGTCGACCACGACCGCATCTGGTTCAAATCCCACCACGGGACCGACGTAGAGCAACTCGACCGGGACCCGGGACTGTGCGCCTCAGCCATCCTCCAGGACGAACCTTGGGTCATCGAGGATGCCCCGACCGATCCGCGGGCCTTATCCAACCCCCTGGTAGCAGGCGAGTACGGCCTGAAGTTCTACGCAGGTGTTCCGCTGCGGACCCGCGATGGTTACAACCTGGGGACGCTCTGCATCCTGGATACTGAGTCCCGCCAGTTCACGCTCGAAGAGACCGGGATGCTCGAGGATCTAGCGGCCATCGTGATGAACGACCTGGAGCTGCGGCTCGAAAGCCGCAGCTCCAAAGTTGAACAGACTCAGTCAGGCTGA
- a CDS encoding TetR/AcrR family transcriptional regulator: MLGNPTSDRVAKRREAVRREIVDAAWAIARRDGLAAVTLREVAASVGMRAPSLYTHFESRNAIFDSMFADAWQDCLDQMEAEIGDAPRETVRDFLKWNSRTFFAFCVGDPARFQLMNQRTIPGFEPTPDSYAPSIKALERFRQELEPFGLTRQEDIDLYTALLGGLIDAQLANDPGGNRWEKLLDRAVDMYVDGLDLPLQRADTSSTKKN; this comes from the coding sequence GTGTTAGGAAATCCTACGAGCGATAGGGTTGCCAAGCGGCGGGAAGCCGTTCGCCGGGAAATCGTCGACGCTGCCTGGGCTATCGCCCGGCGGGACGGACTGGCTGCCGTGACCCTACGGGAGGTCGCGGCAAGCGTGGGGATGCGGGCGCCGTCCCTCTACACTCACTTCGAATCCCGCAACGCCATCTTTGACAGTATGTTCGCCGACGCCTGGCAGGACTGCCTCGACCAAATGGAAGCGGAAATAGGTGATGCACCGAGAGAGACGGTCAGGGACTTCCTGAAATGGAACTCGCGCACCTTCTTCGCGTTCTGCGTCGGCGATCCCGCACGCTTCCAGCTCATGAACCAGCGAACCATCCCCGGCTTCGAACCTACCCCCGATTCCTATGCGCCTTCGATCAAAGCGCTCGAACGGTTTCGACAGGAACTGGAACCCTTTGGGCTGACCCGGCAGGAAGACATCGACCTCTACACCGCGCTGCTGGGAGGGCTCATTGACGCCCAACTGGCCAACGATCCCGGCGGCAACCGCTGGGAGAAACTGCTGGACCGCGCCGTCGACATGTACGTTGACGGCCTGGACCTGCCCCTCCAAAGAGCTGACACCTCTTCAACGAAGAAGAACTGA
- a CDS encoding sulfurtransferase TusA family protein gives MAQHILETDGQVCPFPLVEAKAAIESIPVGDELVINFDCTQATDSIPRWAAENGYPVTNFDRRGDAEWTITVQKA, from the coding sequence ATGGCACAGCACATCCTCGAAACCGACGGCCAGGTCTGCCCCTTCCCGCTAGTGGAAGCCAAGGCGGCAATCGAAAGCATCCCGGTGGGCGACGAGCTCGTCATCAACTTCGACTGCACGCAGGCCACCGATTCCATCCCGCGGTGGGCGGCCGAGAACGGCTACCCGGTCACCAACTTCGACCGCCGCGGCGACGCAGAATGGACCATCACCGTACAGAAGGCCTGA
- a CDS encoding cyclopropane-fatty-acyl-phospholipid synthase family protein: MAKTKGVAPRLAEALGIILGTDEIPLRLKAWDGSEAGPSNAPVIEFRSRRGLRRMLWSPNQLGLSRAYVAGDIDGPGDLFESFSALSSVGKFAELKAFRPPTLGERWRLLRAAVGVGALGLPPAPPPEEINPDRAGRKHSKKRDAAAISHHYDVGNDFYALVLGPSMVYSCAVWEDPDTGLDAAQEAKLDLVCRKLGLHEGMRVLDVGCGWGSFALHAAQNYGVDVVGVTLSKEQATYARKRAADVGLSERIEIRVQDYRDVDDGPFDAISSIGMAEHVGQEQIDAYARKLHALLRPGGRLLNHAISWNAGEMPPDPDSFIPRYVFPDGEMLSLTRMIGALESAGLEVLDVEALRRHYGLTLRAWVRNLEENWDEAVRLTSEGRARVWRLYMASSALGFERGLNGVNQVLVQRAGGQDPPLRRDY, encoded by the coding sequence ATGGCGAAGACAAAGGGAGTAGCGCCACGGCTTGCCGAAGCCCTCGGGATCATCCTCGGAACCGATGAGATTCCGCTGCGGCTGAAAGCGTGGGACGGGTCCGAAGCGGGTCCGTCCAACGCGCCGGTCATCGAGTTCCGGTCCCGGCGCGGACTGCGTCGGATGCTCTGGTCTCCGAACCAGCTCGGCCTGAGCCGCGCGTATGTGGCCGGGGACATTGATGGTCCCGGCGACCTGTTCGAGAGCTTCTCCGCGCTGAGCTCGGTCGGCAAGTTCGCCGAGCTGAAGGCCTTCCGTCCTCCGACCCTCGGCGAGCGCTGGAGGCTGCTGCGCGCCGCCGTCGGAGTCGGCGCACTTGGCCTTCCGCCCGCTCCGCCGCCGGAGGAAATCAATCCGGACCGCGCCGGCCGGAAGCATTCGAAGAAGCGCGACGCCGCCGCGATTTCACACCATTACGACGTCGGCAACGACTTCTACGCGCTCGTCCTCGGTCCGTCGATGGTGTACTCCTGCGCGGTGTGGGAGGACCCGGACACCGGGCTCGACGCGGCTCAGGAGGCGAAGCTCGATCTGGTGTGCCGCAAGCTCGGCCTGCACGAGGGAATGCGCGTACTCGACGTCGGCTGCGGTTGGGGCAGCTTCGCGCTGCACGCAGCGCAAAACTACGGGGTCGACGTCGTTGGCGTCACTCTTTCGAAGGAGCAGGCGACGTACGCGCGCAAGCGGGCGGCCGACGTCGGGCTTTCAGAACGCATTGAAATCCGCGTGCAGGACTACCGCGATGTCGACGACGGCCCATTCGATGCCATCAGCTCGATCGGGATGGCCGAGCATGTCGGGCAGGAGCAGATCGACGCTTACGCGAGGAAGCTCCACGCGCTGCTACGACCCGGCGGGCGGCTCCTCAACCATGCAATCTCGTGGAACGCGGGCGAGATGCCGCCCGATCCGGACTCTTTCATCCCCCGCTATGTGTTTCCCGACGGCGAGATGCTCAGTCTCACGAGGATGATCGGAGCACTGGAATCGGCCGGGCTGGAAGTGCTCGACGTCGAAGCGCTGCGCCGACACTACGGGCTCACCCTTCGCGCCTGGGTCCGGAACCTCGAGGAGAACTGGGACGAGGCGGTGCGGCTTACGAGTGAGGGTAGGGCCCGGGTATGGCGTCTGTACATGGCGTCGAGTGCGCTTGGGTTCGAGCGGGGGCTGAACGGTGTGAACCAGGTGCTGGTGCAGCGCGCCGGCGGTCAGGATCCCCCGCTGCGGCGGGATTACTAG
- a CDS encoding maleylpyruvate isomerase family mycothiol-dependent enzyme: MITETPAAGTKEHPRRPALERTTAMRLARDEYARVADAVVGLSPGQWTMPTDCPAWDVRAMVAHICGMAAMAATPWETARQNLKANKEMKRTGAEQIDALTGLQVSEREGKTPQELTAELQAIGPKAARGRRLTPSFIRNRRLPDEQGQDGVVEWWTIGYLLDVILTRDPWMHRIDLSRATGTQLVLSQQHDGVIVDDVVREWAGRHGQPYRLHLTGPAGGTWGTDDGGEHLELDAIEFCRILSGRPSQDPVAGAALLKTKVPF, from the coding sequence ATGATCACCGAGACTCCAGCGGCCGGGACGAAAGAACACCCGCGCCGTCCTGCGCTGGAACGCACCACAGCCATGCGGCTGGCACGAGACGAATACGCGCGAGTGGCGGACGCCGTCGTCGGCCTTTCGCCTGGCCAGTGGACTATGCCGACCGACTGTCCGGCGTGGGATGTCCGCGCCATGGTTGCCCACATCTGCGGCATGGCCGCGATGGCGGCCACGCCCTGGGAGACGGCCCGCCAGAACCTGAAGGCGAATAAGGAGATGAAACGGACCGGCGCCGAGCAGATCGACGCACTCACCGGCCTGCAGGTATCGGAGCGCGAGGGTAAGACGCCGCAGGAGCTCACTGCGGAACTGCAGGCGATCGGACCGAAAGCGGCCCGCGGGCGCCGTCTCACGCCGTCGTTCATTCGAAACCGGCGCCTGCCCGATGAGCAGGGTCAAGACGGAGTAGTGGAGTGGTGGACCATCGGCTACCTGCTGGACGTGATCCTCACCCGCGACCCATGGATGCACCGCATCGACCTCAGCCGCGCCACCGGAACACAGCTCGTGCTCAGCCAGCAACATGACGGGGTGATAGTCGACGACGTCGTCCGAGAGTGGGCGGGACGGCACGGACAGCCCTACCGGCTGCATCTCACCGGTCCTGCCGGCGGCACCTGGGGAACCGACGACGGCGGCGAGCACCTCGAGCTGGATGCGATTGAATTCTGCCGCATACTTTCCGGTCGTCCGTCACAGGACCCCGTAGCGGGAGCGGCTCTCCTGAAGACGAAGGTTCCGTTCTAG
- a CDS encoding S8 family serine peptidase yields the protein MKMTKRLTLSLALVGLLGTTFTPAEASTIPELEGATLSASVQEFLSSADDSMQVIVTFDDRSGLDALKALDPQVQTTRTLSMGLATLTADQIRDIASWGTTRSIWENATDDLYLEDSIGMINADDVWAGEGLRGTYDGTGVTVAVTDTGVDATHPDLTHGNKVIKNFAVVGDPLSDTNVAFVDNPTTADDHGHGTHVSGTIGGTGAASEGKFRGVAPASDIISFKLGSANVLAWWAIQSYDWILTEGDEHNVRVVSNSWGGGGGSDYDPEDPVNIATKAAYDAGVVTVFAAGNSGSPNTMGRNSVSPYVVSVAAANKDFTLASFSSTGRPDGNQNRNSSEGLYRPTLTAPGVDIGAARALTGAQMSSGVITENPFYTRASGTSMATPHVSGVVALMLEANPALTPANVISILECSAAEMPGYASFEVGAGMLDAQAAVAMAEKGRTTCKSSLSVNGFEPIGEEQPISGTVLPGGYAVDTGVSEIDDAFWRYHKIEVTEGMDALHTQIAWNNPAENIYLHLYDPQGNEVGASAGLLAAPITEREVLVTYPEPGTWTVGVVGRVNAVTPYTGTIQAFTEASTKPGNGK from the coding sequence ATGAAAATGACAAAGAGGCTTACTCTCAGCCTTGCACTCGTCGGTCTTCTCGGTACAACCTTCACACCGGCGGAAGCCTCGACTATCCCCGAGCTTGAGGGCGCTACCCTCTCCGCCTCGGTACAGGAGTTTCTTTCCTCTGCCGACGATTCCATGCAAGTCATCGTGACGTTCGACGACCGGTCGGGCCTCGATGCGTTGAAAGCCCTAGATCCGCAGGTCCAGACCACACGGACGCTCTCCATGGGACTGGCCACGCTTACGGCGGACCAGATTCGGGACATCGCCTCGTGGGGTACGACCCGCAGCATCTGGGAGAACGCCACGGACGATCTCTACCTCGAAGACAGCATCGGCATGATCAACGCAGACGACGTTTGGGCAGGCGAGGGCCTACGAGGCACCTACGACGGAACGGGAGTGACCGTTGCCGTCACCGACACCGGCGTCGACGCCACCCATCCAGACCTCACACACGGCAACAAGGTCATCAAGAACTTCGCTGTGGTCGGAGACCCGCTGAGCGATACCAATGTCGCGTTCGTGGATAACCCCACCACTGCTGACGACCACGGCCACGGCACGCATGTCTCGGGCACCATCGGCGGCACCGGCGCCGCCAGTGAAGGGAAGTTTCGAGGCGTTGCTCCCGCCTCGGACATCATCAGCTTCAAACTCGGTTCGGCCAATGTACTGGCCTGGTGGGCAATCCAGTCCTACGACTGGATCCTGACCGAAGGCGACGAACATAACGTGCGTGTGGTCTCCAACAGCTGGGGCGGTGGCGGAGGCAGCGATTACGACCCCGAAGATCCCGTCAACATTGCCACGAAGGCCGCTTACGACGCCGGCGTCGTCACCGTCTTCGCAGCCGGCAACTCGGGCAGCCCCAACACGATGGGACGCAACTCTGTCTCCCCCTACGTGGTGTCAGTAGCAGCCGCGAATAAGGACTTCACCCTCGCGAGCTTCTCCTCGACCGGTCGTCCCGACGGGAACCAGAACCGTAACTCGAGCGAAGGTCTCTACCGCCCCACCCTCACTGCTCCCGGCGTAGACATTGGAGCAGCCCGGGCGCTCACTGGGGCGCAAATGTCCTCGGGTGTTATCACTGAGAACCCGTTCTATACCCGGGCGAGCGGGACGAGCATGGCAACGCCGCACGTCTCCGGCGTGGTCGCCCTCATGCTGGAGGCCAACCCGGCGCTGACTCCGGCGAATGTCATCAGCATCCTCGAGTGCTCCGCAGCTGAGATGCCCGGCTACGCTTCCTTCGAAGTAGGTGCCGGCATGCTGGATGCCCAGGCCGCTGTCGCCATGGCGGAGAAGGGCAGGACCACCTGCAAGTCTTCCCTGTCAGTCAACGGCTTCGAGCCGATCGGTGAGGAGCAGCCGATCAGCGGAACGGTCCTGCCCGGCGGCTACGCGGTGGACACAGGGGTCTCCGAGATTGATGATGCTTTCTGGCGCTACCACAAGATCGAGGTCACCGAGGGCATGGATGCACTCCACACCCAGATCGCATGGAATAACCCGGCCGAGAACATCTACCTGCACCTTTACGACCCGCAGGGCAACGAAGTGGGTGCTTCGGCCGGGCTGCTCGCCGCGCCGATTACCGAGCGGGAGGTGCTGGTGACCTATCCGGAACCGGGCACCTGGACGGTCGGCGTCGTCGGCCGGGTCAACGCAGTGACCCCATACACCGGAACCATCCAGGCCTTCACGGAGGCCTCGACGAAGCCTGGGAACGGCAAGTAG
- a CDS encoding bifunctional metallophosphatase/5'-nucleotidase: MSERSFKGQRRAVAAVALGCVAALGLAPAASAEPGADQGSNGKTATITVMGTSDLHGYIENWDYFTNAEYTDSGSNDIGLAKISSLVKQVRADRGEESTLLIDNGDTVQGSALTDYFANVEPVEETGETHPMAAAMNALGYDAMTVGNHEFNYGLPLLSTFEEQIDFPLLGANVADWTTGEAAFTPYVLKTVKLKGQKPIKVGILGLTTPGSAIWDKNNVEGELRFLSMVEQAEKYVPEMKAEGADVVVVSAHSGPSGTSSYGDSLPLENASTAIAEQVPGIDAILAGHEHREIAEQFITNEVTGEQVLLTEPKQWGQRLSVMDFELTKVRGQWEVTSASSELLNANTVPADPEISELVADQHQRTIDYVNTPIGTATATMSAAESRYRDTAVMDFVNKVQADALDQALEGTPNADLPVLSLVAPFNRAAVIPEGPVTIRDMAGLYVFPNTLSGVEMTGAHIKDYLEFSARYFNQTAPGTLIDPATLTNAGGTPDYNYDMFSGVSYDIDISKPVGERIVNLSYNGAPIEAAQRFAVATNNYRQSGGGNFPHIATAPVLANHTVEIRQLLIDYLVAQGSIDPADFFEQNWQLTRNGEPVFN; encoded by the coding sequence GTGTCAGAACGTTCCTTCAAGGGCCAGCGCCGAGCCGTGGCGGCAGTTGCCCTCGGCTGCGTCGCAGCACTGGGCCTCGCGCCCGCAGCATCAGCCGAACCCGGTGCCGATCAGGGCTCCAATGGCAAGACCGCGACGATCACCGTCATGGGCACCAGCGATCTCCACGGCTACATCGAGAACTGGGACTACTTCACCAACGCCGAGTACACCGACTCGGGATCCAACGACATCGGGCTCGCCAAGATCTCGAGCCTGGTCAAACAGGTCCGTGCTGACCGAGGCGAGGAGTCAACCCTCCTGATCGACAACGGCGACACCGTCCAGGGGTCCGCACTGACTGACTACTTCGCCAACGTGGAACCCGTCGAGGAAACCGGCGAAACGCACCCGATGGCTGCCGCCATGAATGCCCTGGGCTACGACGCGATGACCGTGGGCAACCACGAGTTCAACTACGGACTGCCGCTACTGAGCACCTTCGAGGAGCAGATCGACTTCCCGCTCCTCGGCGCCAACGTGGCCGACTGGACCACCGGCGAAGCCGCCTTCACCCCCTACGTACTGAAGACCGTCAAGCTCAAGGGACAGAAGCCCATCAAGGTCGGCATCCTCGGACTCACCACTCCTGGCAGCGCCATCTGGGACAAGAACAACGTCGAGGGCGAACTGCGCTTCCTCAGCATGGTCGAGCAGGCTGAGAAGTATGTTCCAGAGATGAAGGCGGAAGGTGCCGACGTCGTCGTTGTCAGTGCCCACTCCGGCCCCTCCGGCACCTCGTCCTACGGCGACAGCCTTCCGCTGGAGAACGCCTCCACCGCAATTGCGGAGCAGGTTCCCGGCATCGATGCCATCCTCGCCGGACACGAGCACCGCGAAATCGCTGAGCAGTTCATCACCAACGAGGTGACCGGCGAGCAGGTACTCCTCACCGAACCGAAGCAGTGGGGCCAGCGCCTCTCAGTGATGGACTTCGAGCTGACCAAGGTCCGCGGACAGTGGGAGGTCACCTCGGCTTCCTCCGAACTGCTGAACGCCAACACGGTGCCGGCGGATCCAGAGATATCGGAGCTAGTTGCCGACCAGCACCAGCGCACCATCGACTACGTCAACACTCCGATCGGCACCGCCACAGCGACCATGTCGGCAGCCGAGTCCCGCTACCGCGACACCGCGGTGATGGACTTCGTCAACAAGGTGCAGGCCGATGCGCTTGACCAGGCCCTCGAAGGCACCCCGAACGCCGACCTGCCGGTCCTGTCACTTGTGGCGCCCTTCAACCGTGCAGCCGTCATCCCCGAGGGTCCCGTAACCATCCGCGACATGGCAGGCCTCTACGTCTTCCCGAACACCCTCTCCGGTGTCGAGATGACCGGTGCCCACATCAAGGACTACCTCGAGTTCTCGGCCAGGTACTTCAACCAGACCGCTCCCGGCACTCTGATCGATCCTGCCACGCTGACCAACGCCGGCGGCACCCCTGACTACAACTACGACATGTTCTCCGGCGTTTCCTACGACATTGACATCAGCAAGCCGGTAGGGGAGCGGATCGTCAACCTCAGCTACAACGGTGCTCCGATCGAAGCGGCCCAGCGCTTCGCCGTCGCCACCAACAACTACCGGCAGTCGGGCGGCGGAAACTTCCCGCACATCGCTACGGCTCCGGTGCTTGCGAACCACACCGTCGAGATCCGCCAGCTCCTCATCGACTACCTGGTGGCACAGGGCAGCATCGACCCGGCCGACTTCTTCGAGCAGAACTGGCAGCTCACCCGAAACGGAGAGCCCGTCTTCAACTAG